One Echeneis naucrates chromosome 1, fEcheNa1.1, whole genome shotgun sequence DNA segment encodes these proteins:
- the taf5l gene encoding TAF5-like RNA polymerase II p300/CBP-associated factor-associated factor 65 kDa subunit 5L, which translates to MKRVRTEQIQYAVAQYLKRRQYVDTDGSLKGAKLFQSAEEMAASLTVQTESGCTNIVSAAPCQSDPQQYETQYSRLRSFLSETEISWAKEVSCILYPLFIYLHLDMVRCGLKGAVDGFYSRFHGAFLQDSEQRATIEQLRHVLTAQDVAANPKLSTFLEHKFVVHLTEPAYSYLLRYLQSEDNSALCRALSTHLQVEVTASRQTDYQLYGTAGAATATPNSTSSWAGVDGAEGGEGVEVPAGIPQSEAALEALQDCIKKVREGPPSLTTVCFYAFHHTEQMLNTAEVSADSRLLAAGFDSSTVKLWSLRARKLKARPHQADVSRIHLACDVLEEEAEEEDGSGSEIKTLRGHSGPVFRTSFLTDSSGLLSCSEDATIRYWDLGNFTNTVLYQGHAYPVWDVDVSPCSLYFASGSHDRTARLWTFSRTYALRLYAGHLADVDCVKFHPNSNYLATGSTDKTVRLWSTQQGASVRLFTGHRGPVLSLAFSPNGKYLASAGEDQRVKLWDLASGTLFKDLRGHTDSVTSLSFSPDSSLVASSSMDNSVRVWDIRNSHGGTPADGSSSELVGLYTGNTSNVLNVQFMACNLLLVTGSAQEKAEP; encoded by the exons ATGAAGCGGGTCCGGACCGAGCAGATCCAGTACGCGGTGGCTCAGTATCTGAAGAGGAGGCAGTATGTGGACACGGACGGATCCCTGAAAGGAGCCAAACTCTTCCAGTCAGCCGAGGAGATGGCGGCCAGCCTGACAG TGCAGACAGAGTCGGGTTGTACCAACATCGTCTCTGCTGCTCCCTGCCAATCGGACCCCCAGCAGTACGAGACTCAGTACTCCAGGCTGCGCTCCTTTCTGTCAG AAACAGAAATATCTTGGGCGAAGGAGGTGAGCTGTATCCTCTACCCGCTCTTCATCTACCTCCACCTGGACATGGTGCGCTGCGGCCTGAAGGGGGCGGTAGATGGTTTTTACAGTCGTTTCCACGGTGCCTTTCTACAGGACAGTGAGCAGCGAGCCACCATAGAGCAGCTCCGCCATGTTCTCACAGCTCAGGATGTTGCAGCCAATCCCAAACTGAGCACTTTTCTGGAGCATAAGTTCGTGGTTCACCTGACTGAGCCGGCGTACAGCTACCTGCTGCGTTACCTGCAGAGTGAGGACAACAGCGCCCTGTGCAGGGCCCTCAGCACACACCTGCAGGTGGAGGTGACGGCGTCCAGGCAAACAGACTACCAGCTGTATGGAACTGCTGGTGCAGCAACCGCCACCCCAAACTCCACCTCATCGTGGGCCGGAGTGGACGGGGCGGAGGGTGGCGAAGGGGTGGAGGTGCCCGCGGGGATCCCCCAGAGCGAGGCGGCCCTGGAGGCCCTCCAGGACTGTATCAAGAAAGTCCGTGAGGGCCCGCCTTCACTCACCACGGTCTGTTTTTACGCCTTCCACCACACGGAGCAGATGCTGAACACCGCTGAGGTCTCGGCCGACAGCCGGCTGCTGGCCGCCGGCTTTGACAGCTCCACGGTGAAGCTGTGGAGCCTCAGAGCCAGAAAGCTGAAGGCCAGACCGCATCAGGCCGACGTGTCGCGCATCCACCTGGCCTGTGAcgtgctggaggaggag GCCGAGGAGGAGGACGGCTCCGGCAGCGAGATAAAGACGCTGCGAGGTCACAGCGGCCCGGTGTTCCGCACTTCCTTCCTGACGGACAGCTCGGggctgctctcctgctctgaGGACGCCACCATACGTTACTGGGACCTGGGCAACTTCACCAACACGGTGCTGTACCAGGGCCACGCCTACCCGGTGTGGGACGTGGACGTCAGCCCCTGCAGCCTTTACTTCGCCAGCGGCTCCCACGACCGCACCGCCCGCCTTTGGACGTTTTCACGCACGTACGCTCTACGGCTGTACGCCGGCCACCTTGCCGACGTCGACTGCGTCAAGTTTCACCCCAACTCGAACTACCTGGCCACCGGCTCCACTGACAAGACCGTCCGGCTGTGGAGCACCCAGCAGGGGGCATCTGTCCGCCTCTTCACCGGACATCGCGGCCCGGTGCTGTCGCTCGCCTTCTCACCTAACGGGAAGTACTTGGCGTCGGCTGGTGAGGACCAACGGGTAAAGCTGTGGGACTTGGCGTCAGGAACATTGTTCAAAGACTTGCGCGGACACACGGACAGCGTCACCAGCCTGTCCTTCAGCCCGGACAGCAGCCTGGTGGCGTCGTCCTCCATGGACAACTCGGTCCGAGTGTGGGACATCCGCAACTCCCACGGTGGGACGCCGGCCGACGGCTCCTCCAGCGAACTGGTGGGACTTTACACTGGAAACACCAGCAACGTGCTCAACGTCCAGTTCATGGCCTGTAACCTGCTGCTGGTGACAGGAAGTGCACAGGAGAAAGCAGAGCCGTAG
- the capn9 gene encoding calpain-9: MPLQSTLSGRSSGSSRVLDTQSDGKSFEELRHECLMKGVLFEDPDFPATDSSLYYSQTVPVQIEWKRPKELCENPKFIVGGASRTDICQGQLGDCWLLAAIASLTLKKEALARVVPHDQDFDRRYAGIFHFQFWHHNQWMDVVVDDRLPSVRNQLIMVHSASNDEFWSALLEKAYAKLHGSYESLKGGSTMEAMEDFTGGLGEVYETKNAPNNLFSIMKKALDRGSMMGCSIDISSSAESEAKTSTGLVKGHAYSITGLEQVNYRGQTVQLIRVRNPWGQVEWNGPWSDNSREWNYVDQAEKNRILQNSTEDGEFWMEFQDFQRNYDKVEICNMTPDSLTDSTKRHWELSMFEGNWIRGSTAGGCRNYIDTFWTNPQFKLELEDADDDDDMCSVVIALMQKNRRKLRMEGLDLETIGFALYEAPNDEDHQGKDFFRYHASKARSRTYINLREVAERFTLPPGKYLLVPTTFQPHHEADFLIRICSEKKAQALEMGSNVDADLPDPPMPSPPEEESDEEKGLRRLFEQLAGSDQAISVRELQQMLNGVLSRRKEIKFDGLSLNTCHSIINLMDVDNTGKLEFQEFKVFWEKMKKWIMLFLSFDTDRSGKMSSYELRIALKAAGMQLNNQLLQLIGLRFADDNYDIDFDDYLTCIVRLENMFRAFQAMDKLKRGRVNMNMMQFLMLSMNV, translated from the exons ATGCCTCTCCAGTCCACGCTGTCCGGCAGGAGCTCGGGCTCCTCCCGCGTTTTGGACACCCAGTCGGATGGGAAGTCCTTTGAGGAGCTGAGACACGAGTGTCTTATGAAGGGGGTCCTGTTTGAGGATCCAGACTTTCCTGCCACTGACTCCTCGCTCTACTATAGCCAGACTGTTCCCGTCCAGATTGAATGGAAAAGGCCAAAG GAGCTCTGTGAAAACCCAAAGTTCATCGTGGGCGGAGCGAGCAGGACGGATATCTGCCAGGGGCAGCTGG GGGACTGCTGGCTCCTGGCAGCCATCGCATCACTGACCCTAAAGAAGGAGGCGCTGGCCCGAGTCGTCCCGCACGACCAGGACTTCGATCGTAGATACGCCGGCATCTTTCACTTCCAg TTCTGGCATCACAACCAATGGATGGACGTGGTGGTGGACGACCGGCTGCCGTCGGTGAGGAATCAGCTCATCATGGTGCACTCGGCCTCCAACGACGAGTTCTGGAGCGCCCTGCTGGAGAAAGCCTACGCCAA gttgCACGGCAGCTACGAGTCGCTGAAGGGCGGCAGCACGATGGAGGCCATGGAGGATTTCACCGGCGGACTCGGAGAAGTGTACGAAACCAAGAACGCTCCAAACaacctgttctccatcatgAAGAAGGCTCTGGACCGAGGCTCCATGATGGGCTGCTCCATTGAC ATCTCCAGCTCTGCAGAGTCTGAGGCCAAGACCTCCACCGGCCTGGTGAAGGGACACGCCTACTCCATCACAGGCCTGGAGCAG GTGAACTACAGAGGTCAGACGGTCCAGCTGATCCGGGTCAGAAACCCCTGGGGCCAGGTGGAGTGGAACGGGCCCTGGAGCGACAA CTCCAGAGAGTGGAATTATGTTGaccaagcagaaaaaaatcgCATCCTGCAGAATTCAACAGAGGACGGTGAATTCTG GATGGAGTTCCAGGATTTTCAGAGGAACTATGACAAGGTGGAGATCTGCAACATGACGCCCGACTCGCTGACCGACAGCACGAAGCGCCACTGGGAGCTCAGCATGTTCGAGGGGAACTGGATTCGCGGCTCCACCGCCGGAGGCTGCAGGAACTACATCG ACACATTTTGGACCAACCCCCAGTTcaagctggagctggaggacgCCGATGACGACGACGACATGTGCAGCGTGGTGATCGCCCTGATGCAGAAGAACAGGCGGAAGCTGCGGATGGAAGGTCTGGACCTGGAGACCATCGGCTTCGCCCTGTACGAG GCTCCAAATGACGAAGACCACCAGGGGAAGGATTTCTTCCGCTACCATGCCTCCAAGGCTCGCAGCAGGACCTACATCAACCTGCGGGAGGTGGCAGAGCGCTTCACACTGCCTCCTGGGAAATACCTGCTGGTGCCCACCACCTTCCAGCCCCACCACGAGGCCGACTTCCTCATCAGGATCTGCTCTGAGAAGAAGGCCCAAGCTCT GGAGATGGGAAGCAACGTCGACGCTGACCTGCCAGAC CCGCCGATGCCCAGCCCTCCAGAGGAGGAGTCGGACGAGGAGAAAGGTCTGCGGAGGCTGTTTGAACAGCTGGCGGGCTCG gacCAGGCCATCTCTGTCAGGGAGCTTCAGCAGATGCTCAACGGCGTTCTCAGCAGAC GAAAAGAGATCAAATTCGACGGCCTGAGTCTGAACACCTGCCACAGTATCATCAACCTGATGGAC GTGGACAACACGGGGAAGCTGGAGTTCCAGGAGTTTAAGGTCTTCtgggagaagatgaagaagtgGATT atGTTGTTCTTGTCCTTCGACACCGACCGCTCAGGGAAGATGTCGTCCTACGAGCTCCGCATCGCTCTCAAAGCTGCAG GCATGCAACTGAACAACCAGCTCCTGCAGCTGATCGGCCTGAGGTTTGCTGACGACAACTACGACATTGACTTTGACGACTACCTCACCTGCATCGTCCGCCTGGAGAACATGTTCA GAGCTTTCCAGGCGATGGACAAACTGAAGCGAGGACGAGTGAATATGAACATGATGCAG TTCCTGATGCTGTCGATGAATGTCTGA
- the LOC115060188 gene encoding uncharacterized protein LOC115060188 — protein sequence MTLLTEFLGNAKCQLQSVRVDNGRELIPDCRGTVHPKGLSTQLCFQPASYTPKRYSVEDPGSSSDLKQLKLTEPDFKHPNEETDFPAGSCTNNPVLKGRSVFTPEVLSERGNISYRFRCGAAGVLQCDETKLAFTMTRDGELSYKVVHWDENLLRSAGKTPASLLFNIQCSDDAVSQLHFPHCEKELSPLSEGLSVVHISDGGMDVLHPKEITETHVIVDVPHLSCFGLAWNIRKLWKFGKTINGQILLFQQREDTMQSQKLNVFLLPDNVPLLEVKAYLQSAVSVEGQQAQVVHEYILAPSTCDLIRGQKYSVDCSEADRVQPLSATFDCKYGPNFHPTFEIRLNKSKKGATVIVKDKEKTHVWDYHVELTASASSCTVVSNQPPDNEADTLPAAAGGGEGPRQSGKSVLKRGPEEESLLSVQTEFIDRVSAPVLKYLELVLHTNRVINDREMESNQTKTRTDKAHSLINMVLKKGNKACRILIETFREQDPFLYELLFVNQEQKKTVGQ from the exons ATGACGCTGCTCACTGAATTTTTGGGAAATGCAAAGTGTCAGCTGCAGAGTGTGAG AGTGGACAACGGAAGAGAATTGATCCCAGACTGCAGGGGAACCGTAC ACCCTAAAGGGTTGTCAACGCAACTTTGTTTTCAG CCCGCTTCATACACTCCGAAACGATACTCTGTTGAAGACCCTGGATCATCTTCAG atctgaaacagttgaaaTTGACAGAGCCTGATTTTAAACACCCAAATGAAGAAACTGATTTCCCAGCTGGATCGTGTACCAACAATCCGGTCCTGAAG GGCCGGTCAGTTTTTACCCCTGAAGTGTTGAGTGAGCGTGGAAACATTTCTTACAG GTTCAGGTGTGGAGCTGCAGGTGTGCTGCAGTGTGATGAGACCAAACTGGCGTTCACGATGACTCGAGACGGAGAGCTGTCGTACAAAGTCGTCCACTGGGACGAAAACCTTCTCAGGTCAGCTGGAAAGACGCCTGCAAGTCTGCTGTTCAACATCCAGTGTTCTGACGATGCTGTCTCTCAGCTGCATTTCCCTCACTGTGAAAAAGAGCTTT CACCGCTCTCTGAAGGCCTGTCTGTTGTCCACATCAGCGACGGTGGGATGGACGTCCTTCACCCGAAGGAAATAACTGAAACCCATGTGATTGTGGATGTTCCTCATCTCTCTTGCTTTGGCTTGGCATGGAACATCAGAAAGCTGTGGAAATTTGGGAAAACAATAAATGGCCAAATTCTGCTGTTTCAACAACGAGAGGACACGATGCAAAGCCAAAAACTTAACGTTTTCCTCCTCCCAGATAATGTTCCATTGTTGGAGGTAAAAGCTTATCTTCAGAGCGCAGTTTCT GTTGAAGGGCAGCAGGCACAAGTAgtacatgaatacattttggcCCCATCAACATGTGACCTCATCAGAGGCCAAAAGTACAGTGTGGACTGCTCGGAGGCCGACAGAGTTCAACCTCTG AGTGCAACCTTTGACTGCAAGTATGGACCAAATTTTCACCCAACGTTTGAGATTCGGCTAAATAAGAGCAAAAAGGGAGCAACTGTGATCgtcaaagacaaagagaagacacACGTCTGGGACTATCACGTTGAGCTGACTG cttcagcttcatcCTGCACTGTTGTGTCTAACCAGCCCCCCGACAATGAAGCAGACACACTTCCTGCAgcggctggaggaggagaag GTCCTCGTCAAAGTGGTAAAAGTGTACTAAAGAGAGGGCCAGAAGAGGAGAGCCTGTTATCTGTTCAAACAGAGTTCATTGACAGAGTGTCCGCTCCTGTTCTAAAGTACTTGGAGTTGGTGCTTCATACAAATAGGGTTATAAATGACAGAGAAATGGagtcaaaccaaacaaaaaccagaACAGACAAAGCACACAGTCTGATCAACATGGTGCTTAAAAAGGGAAATAAGGCTTGCAGAATTCTCATTGAAACCTTCCGTGAGCAGGATCCATTTCTTTATGAACTACTGTTTGTGAAccaggagcagaaaaaaacagttGGACAGTGA